A section of the Meles meles chromosome 8, mMelMel3.1 paternal haplotype, whole genome shotgun sequence genome encodes:
- the LOC123949933 gene encoding olfactory receptor 10W1-like translates to MIWGNRSLLMEFVFLAYPSQPELCVLSFLGVSFIYTLIITGNVLIIVATQTEARLHTPMYYFLGSLSGVELCYTAVVVPHILANILQSEKTITLLGCAIQMIFLIGLGSADCFLLATMAYDRYVAICHPLQYPLTMTLTLCARLVMASVGIGLFLSTQLVAFIFSLPFCRARSIEHFICDIPPVMRLVCANSHIHEHSVLVAATLAIAVPFFFIATSYVFIVAAVLKIHSAAGRHRAFSTCSSHLSVVLLQYGCCAFVYLRPSSSYYPKQDQFISLVYTLGTPLLNPLIYTLRNSEMKGTLGKILTRNCLSCNN, encoded by the coding sequence ATGATCTGGGGAAATCGTTCACTGTTGATGGAATTTGTGTTCCTGGCCTATCCCTCCCAACCAGAGCTCTGTGTTTTGTCCTTCCTTGGAGTCAGCTTCATTTATACCTTGATCATCACTGGGAATGTCTTAATTATAGTGGCCACCCAGACAGAAGCCCGCCTACACACACCCATGTACTATTTCTTGGGCAGCCTCTCAGGAGTAGAATTATGTTACACTGCGGTGGTGGTGccccacatcctggccaacatccTACAGTCAGAGAAGACCATCACCCTCCTGGGCTGTGCCATTCAGATGATCTTCCTCATTGGGCTTGGCAGTGCTGATTGCTTCCTCTTGGCCACCATGGCCTATGACAGGTATGTTGCCATCTGCCACCCCTTACAGTACCCTCTCACCATGACTTTAACTCTCTGTGCCCGCTTGGTCATGGCCTCTGTGGGCATCGGCTTGTTCCTGTCCACACAACTGGTGGCCTTCATCTTCTCTCTGCCATTCTGCCGGGCTCGGAGTATCGAGCACTTCATTTGTGATATTCCACCAGTGATGCGTCTTGTTTGTGCCAACAGCCACATCCATGAGCACTCAGTGCTGGTGGCAGCCACACTGGCCATTGCCGTGCCTTTCTTCTTCATTGCTACCTCCTATGTCTTCATTGTGGCTGCCGTGCTCAAGATCCACTCAGCAGCTGGGCGTCACCGggccttctccacctgctcctcccacctCTCTGTGGTCCTGCTGCAGTATGGCTGTTGTGCCTTTGTGTACCTGCGCCCCAGCTCCAGCTACTACCCCAAGCAAGATCAGTTCATCTCACTGGTGTACACATTGGGAACCCCACTGCTCAACCCACTTATCTACACCTTGAGGAACAGTGAAATGAAGGGGACCCTGGGGAAAATTCTTACCAGGAATTGCCTCTCCTGTAACAACTAG